One genomic region from Deltaproteobacteria bacterium PRO3 encodes:
- a CDS encoding TIGR02147 family protein → MEKVFSYLDYREFLKARFARLKKTSRLTHRALSQKAGFSSPNFFKLVMEGQRNLSEKSAAKVARALELEPREAEFFAQLVRFNQAKSLEEKESLYEELKLLRRDLPLQRLEHSQFEYFDQWYAVAIRELVALADFREDPEWIAAKLRHRVTPAQVKRALRLLERLGLVRRGEDGRLMQSQAPLSTGDEVTSLAAYRFHQAMMDQAKQALRDTPAPLRDISSVTVAVSKDVSERIKQRIRQFRKEVLAMSEEAGRGEAVYQMNIQFFNLTELA, encoded by the coding sequence ACTACCGCGAATTTCTGAAGGCGCGCTTCGCCCGCCTGAAGAAGACCTCGCGACTCACCCACCGCGCCCTCTCCCAAAAGGCCGGCTTCTCCTCCCCCAATTTTTTCAAGCTCGTCATGGAGGGGCAGCGCAACTTGAGTGAAAAAAGCGCCGCCAAGGTCGCCCGCGCCCTCGAGCTCGAGCCGCGCGAGGCCGAATTCTTCGCCCAACTGGTCCGCTTCAACCAGGCGAAGTCCCTCGAAGAGAAGGAAAGCCTCTACGAAGAGCTGAAATTGCTGCGCCGCGACCTGCCGCTGCAGCGCCTCGAACATTCGCAATTCGAGTACTTCGACCAATGGTACGCGGTCGCGATCCGCGAGCTGGTGGCGCTGGCGGATTTTAGGGAAGATCCCGAGTGGATCGCCGCCAAATTACGGCACCGGGTCACCCCCGCCCAGGTCAAGCGGGCCCTGCGCCTACTGGAGCGCCTCGGCCTCGTCCGGCGCGGCGAGGACGGACGGCTCATGCAAAGCCAGGCGCCTCTCTCTACCGGCGACGAGGTCACCTCGCTGGCGGCTTACCGTTTCCACCAGGCCATGATGGACCAGGCCAAGCAAGCCTTGCGCGACACGCCGGCGCCCTTGCGGGATATCTCCTCCGTCACCGTCGCCGTCAGCAAGGACGTCTCCGAGCGCATCAAGCAGCGGATCCGGCAGTTTCGCAAAGAGGTGCTCGCGATGTCGGAGGAGGCGGGACGCGGCGAGGCGGTGTATCAGATGAACATTCAATTCTTCAATCTCACGGAGCTGGCATGA